From a region of the Sphingopyxis sp. YR583 genome:
- the gltB gene encoding glutamate synthase large subunit: MMTHYPTPDHARLEAEGMYRPDMESDACGVGMVAATDGKPSRRVVEAAIEALRAVWHRGAVDADGKTGDGAGIHVDLPVRFFDDAIAASGHKVRPNRLAVGMVFLPRTDLGAQEECRTIVEAEIIDAGFTIYGWRQVPVDVSVIGDKAQRTRPEIEQIMIAGPLPDEQSVAEFEKQLYLVRRRIEKKVIAAQIADFYICSLSARSIIYKGLFLAESLADFFPDLTNKLFESRVAIFHQRYSTNTFPQWWLAQPFRCLAHNGEINTIRGNKNWMKSHEIKMASLAFGEHSEDIKPVIPAGASDTAALDAVFEALCRAGRDAPTAKLILVPEAWTTECDVPDNHRAMYSYLASVMEPWDGPAALAMTDGRWAVAGMDRNALRPLRYTLTADNLLVVGSESGMVLLPEASIRKKGRLGPGQMIAVDLDDGTLYEDLAIKDKIADAADYASRVKGFRTMADLPKGGKSSLPTFDRSELLRRQVAAGLTMEDMELILSPMVEDAKEAIGSMGDDTPLAVISDKPRHVAQFFRQNFSQVTNPPIDSLRERHVMSLKTRFANLANILDEKGQSDHVLVIDSPVLVGDDWDRLRAYFGDAVADIDCTFAAGGDAATLREAIARVRREAEEAVRAGRSELFLSDQNIGDGRVGVAMVLAAAAVHTHLVRKGLRSYASINVRSAEVLDTHAFAVLVGVGATTVHAYLTEAAIADRQGRGLFGDLSLDDCRLRFRKAIDDGLLKILAKMGIAVISSYRGGYNFEAVGLSRALVNDLFPGMPAKISGEGYQSLFINATDKHSAAFDSRVTTLPIGGFYRQRAGGEAHAYSAQLMHLLQTAVATDSYSTYLQFARGVADLPPIYLRDLMEFNYPTQGVALDSVEAITEIRKRFVTPGMSLGALSPEAHETLAIAMNRIGAKAVSGEGGEASERYRPYANGDNANSNIKQIASGRFGVTAEYLGACDEIEIKVAQGAKPGEGGQLPGFKVTEFIARLRHATPGVTLISPPPHHDIYSIEDLAQLIYDLKQINPRARVCVKLVSSAGIGTVAAGVAKAHADVILVAGNTGGTGASPQTSVKYAGTPWEMGLSEVNQVLTLNGLRHRIRLRTDGGLKTGRDIVIAAILGAEEYGIGTLSLVAMGCIMVRQCHSNTCPVGVCTQDEKLRQKFTGSPEKVINLMTFIAEEVREILAKLGCRSLDEVIGRTELLRQVSRGAEHLDDLDLNPILAKVDAPDDQRRSQGPSFRNPVPDSLDAQILSDAKPLFERGERMQLTYNVRNTHRAVGTRLSAEVTARFGMKGLADDHVQVRLRGTAGQSLGAFLCQGVTLEVFGDANDYVGKGLSGGRIVVRPTVSSPLVSQHNSIIGNTVLYGATAGTLLAAGQAGERFAVRNSGAKVVVEGCGANGCEYMTGGTAVILGPVGSNFGAGMTGGMAFILDTDGQFERRANGESIVWQRLASSHWEAFLKDLVEDHAKATGSKWSAEVLADWDRWRGHFWQVCPKEMLSRLTHSLNEEEVEVVAAE; encoded by the coding sequence ATGATGACCCATTACCCCACCCCCGATCACGCGCGGCTCGAAGCCGAAGGCATGTATCGCCCCGACATGGAATCCGATGCCTGCGGCGTCGGCATGGTCGCGGCGACCGACGGCAAGCCGTCGCGCCGCGTTGTCGAGGCGGCGATCGAAGCCCTGCGTGCCGTGTGGCACCGCGGCGCGGTCGACGCCGACGGCAAGACCGGGGATGGGGCGGGCATCCATGTCGACCTGCCGGTCCGTTTCTTCGACGATGCGATCGCAGCGTCAGGCCACAAGGTTCGCCCGAACCGCCTCGCCGTCGGCATGGTCTTCCTCCCTCGCACCGATTTGGGCGCACAGGAAGAATGCCGCACGATCGTCGAGGCCGAGATCATCGACGCGGGCTTCACCATCTATGGCTGGCGCCAGGTGCCTGTCGACGTCTCGGTGATCGGCGACAAGGCGCAGCGCACGCGCCCCGAGATCGAGCAGATCATGATCGCGGGCCCCCTGCCCGACGAGCAATCGGTCGCCGAGTTCGAGAAGCAGCTCTATCTCGTCCGCCGCCGGATCGAGAAAAAGGTCATCGCGGCGCAGATCGCCGACTTTTATATCTGCAGCCTGTCGGCGCGCTCGATCATCTACAAGGGCCTGTTCCTCGCCGAGAGCCTTGCGGACTTCTTTCCCGACCTCACGAACAAGCTGTTCGAAAGCCGCGTCGCGATCTTCCACCAGCGCTATTCGACGAACACCTTTCCGCAATGGTGGCTGGCGCAGCCGTTCCGCTGCCTCGCGCATAACGGCGAGATCAACACGATCCGCGGCAACAAGAACTGGATGAAGAGTCACGAGATCAAGATGGCGAGCCTCGCGTTCGGCGAGCATTCGGAAGATATCAAGCCGGTGATCCCGGCAGGCGCATCCGACACCGCCGCGCTCGACGCGGTGTTCGAGGCGCTGTGCCGCGCGGGCCGCGACGCGCCGACGGCGAAGCTGATCCTCGTCCCCGAGGCATGGACGACCGAATGCGACGTCCCCGACAACCACCGCGCGATGTATTCGTACCTCGCCAGCGTGATGGAACCGTGGGACGGCCCCGCCGCGCTCGCGATGACCGACGGCCGCTGGGCTGTCGCGGGCATGGACCGCAACGCACTCCGTCCGCTGCGCTACACGCTCACCGCCGACAACCTGCTCGTCGTCGGCTCGGAAAGCGGCATGGTGCTGCTGCCCGAAGCGAGCATCCGCAAGAAGGGCCGCCTTGGCCCCGGCCAGATGATCGCGGTCGATCTGGACGACGGCACGCTCTACGAAGATCTCGCGATCAAGGACAAGATCGCCGATGCCGCCGACTATGCCTCGCGCGTCAAGGGCTTCCGCACGATGGCCGACCTGCCCAAGGGCGGAAAATCGAGCCTGCCGACCTTCGATCGCTCCGAACTGCTGCGCCGTCAGGTCGCCGCGGGCCTCACCATGGAGGATATGGAACTGATCCTCAGCCCCATGGTCGAGGATGCGAAGGAAGCGATCGGGTCGATGGGCGACGATACGCCGCTCGCGGTCATTTCCGACAAGCCGCGCCACGTCGCGCAATTCTTCCGCCAGAATTTCAGCCAGGTCACCAACCCGCCGATCGACAGCTTGCGCGAACGGCATGTGATGAGCCTGAAGACGCGCTTCGCAAACCTTGCGAACATCCTCGACGAAAAGGGCCAGAGCGACCATGTGCTCGTAATCGACAGCCCCGTCCTCGTCGGCGACGACTGGGATCGGCTGCGCGCCTATTTCGGCGATGCCGTCGCCGATATCGATTGCACCTTTGCCGCAGGCGGCGATGCTGCGACGCTCCGTGAGGCGATCGCGCGCGTCCGCCGCGAAGCCGAGGAAGCGGTGCGCGCCGGACGCTCCGAACTCTTTCTCTCCGACCAGAATATCGGCGATGGCCGTGTCGGGGTCGCGATGGTGCTCGCCGCCGCCGCCGTCCACACGCATCTCGTGCGCAAGGGCCTCCGCAGCTACGCCTCGATCAACGTCCGCTCGGCCGAAGTGCTCGACACTCATGCCTTCGCGGTTCTCGTTGGCGTCGGCGCGACGACGGTGCATGCCTACCTCACCGAAGCGGCGATCGCCGACCGACAGGGGCGCGGACTGTTCGGCGACCTGTCGCTCGATGATTGCCGCCTGCGCTTCCGCAAGGCGATCGACGATGGTCTGCTCAAGATCCTCGCCAAGATGGGGATCGCGGTGATCTCCTCCTATCGCGGCGGCTATAATTTCGAAGCGGTCGGCCTCAGCCGCGCGCTCGTCAACGACCTCTTCCCCGGCATGCCCGCGAAGATTTCGGGCGAAGGCTATCAGTCGCTCTTCATCAACGCGACCGACAAGCACAGCGCCGCCTTCGACAGCCGCGTCACCACCCTCCCCATCGGCGGCTTCTACCGCCAGCGCGCGGGCGGCGAGGCGCATGCCTATTCGGCGCAGCTGATGCACCTGCTCCAGACCGCGGTCGCGACCGACAGCTATTCGACCTATCTGCAATTCGCGCGCGGGGTCGCCGACCTGCCGCCGATCTATCTACGCGACCTGATGGAGTTCAACTATCCGACGCAGGGCGTCGCGCTCGACAGCGTCGAGGCAATCACCGAGATCCGCAAGCGCTTCGTCACCCCGGGCATGTCGCTCGGCGCATTGTCGCCCGAAGCGCATGAGACGCTGGCGATCGCGATGAACCGCATCGGCGCCAAGGCGGTGTCCGGCGAAGGCGGCGAAGCGAGCGAACGCTATCGCCCCTATGCCAATGGCGACAATGCCAATAGCAACATCAAGCAGATCGCGTCGGGCCGCTTCGGCGTCACCGCCGAATATCTCGGCGCGTGCGACGAGATCGAAATAAAGGTCGCGCAGGGTGCGAAGCCCGGCGAAGGCGGCCAGCTTCCGGGCTTCAAGGTCACCGAGTTCATCGCGCGGCTGCGTCATGCGACGCCGGGCGTGACTTTGATCTCGCCCCCGCCGCATCACGACATCTATTCGATCGAGGATCTCGCGCAGCTCATCTACGACCTCAAGCAGATCAACCCCAGGGCGCGCGTGTGCGTGAAGCTCGTGAGCTCGGCGGGCATTGGCACGGTCGCAGCGGGTGTTGCGAAGGCCCACGCCGACGTCATCCTCGTCGCCGGCAACACCGGTGGCACCGGCGCCTCGCCGCAAACCAGCGTCAAATATGCCGGCACGCCGTGGGAAATGGGCCTGTCCGAAGTCAATCAGGTGCTGACGCTCAACGGCCTGCGCCATCGCATACGCCTCCGCACCGATGGTGGTCTCAAGACCGGCCGCGACATCGTCATCGCGGCGATCCTCGGCGCCGAGGAATATGGCATCGGGACTTTGAGCCTCGTCGCGATGGGCTGCATCATGGTGCGCCAGTGCCACTCGAACACCTGCCCCGTGGGCGTCTGCACACAGGATGAAAAATTACGCCAGAAGTTTACGGGCAGCCCCGAAAAGGTCATCAACCTCATGACCTTCATCGCCGAGGAAGTGCGCGAAATCCTTGCGAAGCTCGGCTGCCGCAGCCTCGACGAGGTCATCGGCCGCACCGAGCTTCTCCGTCAGGTCAGCCGCGGCGCCGAACATCTCGACGACCTCGATCTCAACCCGATCCTCGCCAAGGTCGACGCACCCGACGACCAGCGCCGCTCGCAGGGCCCGAGCTTCCGCAATCCGGTGCCCGACAGCCTCGACGCGCAGATCCTGAGCGACGCCAAGCCCTTGTTCGAACGCGGCGAGCGCATGCAGCTCACCTACAATGTCCGCAACACGCACCGCGCTGTCGGCACGCGCCTGTCGGCCGAGGTCACTGCGCGTTTCGGCATGAAGGGCCTTGCCGACGACCATGTGCAGGTGCGCCTGCGCGGCACGGCGGGCCAGTCACTCGGCGCTTTCCTGTGCCAGGGCGTCACGCTGGAGGTCTTCGGCGATGCCAACGATTATGTCGGCAAGGGTCTGTCGGGCGGCCGCATCGTCGTGCGCCCCACCGTCTCGAGCCCGCTCGTCAGCCAGCACAACAGCATCATCGGCAACACCGTCCTCTACGGTGCGACCGCAGGCACTTTGCTCGCGGCGGGTCAGGCTGGCGAGCGTTTTGCGGTCCGCAATTCGGGCGCGAAAGTCGTCGTCGAGGGCTGCGGCGCCAATGGCTGCGAATATATGACCGGCGGCACTGCGGTGATCCTCGGCCCTGTCGGTTCCAACTTCGGAGCGGGCATGACCGGAGGCATGGCATTTATCCTCGACACCGACGGTCAGTTCGAACGTCGCGCCAATGGCGAATCGATCGTCTGGCAACGCCTGGCAAGCAGCCATTGGGAAGCCTTCCTGAAGGACTTGGTCGAAGATCATGCCAAGGCGACGGGCAGCAAATGGTCGGCCGAGGTTCTCGCCGACTGGGATCGCTGGCGCGGGCACTTCTGGCAGGTTTGCCCGAAGGAAATGCTGAGCCGGCTGACGCACTCGCTGAACGAGGAAGAGGTCGAGGTCGTCGCGGCTGAGTGA
- a CDS encoding glutathione S-transferase family protein, which yields MWQLYQFPLCPFSRKVRLLLGEKGVGYELVRESPWERRDEFIDLNPAGRTPVMVDQARGQVLIDSMAIAEYFEETVEGKAMINGTAANRAEIRRLTSWFDHDFYYEVTGPLLFERMQKRIVHRQPPDGGALREAMKAANNHLDYVDYLIDHRTWLAGATMSLADLTAAAHISVADYLGGIDWTGHEQTKGWYSGLKSRPSFRPLLAERMEIVTPPKYYEDVDF from the coding sequence ATGTGGCAACTCTATCAATTCCCGCTCTGTCCCTTTTCGCGCAAGGTTCGCCTTTTGCTGGGCGAAAAAGGCGTCGGTTATGAATTGGTACGCGAATCGCCATGGGAACGCCGCGACGAATTCATCGACCTGAACCCGGCGGGACGCACCCCGGTGATGGTCGATCAGGCGCGCGGACAAGTGCTGATCGACAGCATGGCGATCGCCGAATATTTCGAGGAAACCGTCGAAGGCAAGGCGATGATCAACGGCACGGCGGCAAACCGCGCCGAAATCCGCCGGCTGACGTCGTGGTTCGATCACGACTTCTATTATGAAGTCACCGGCCCGCTGCTGTTCGAACGCATGCAAAAACGTATCGTCCACCGCCAGCCACCCGATGGCGGCGCGCTGCGCGAGGCGATGAAGGCCGCGAACAACCATCTCGACTATGTCGATTACCTGATCGACCACCGCACCTGGCTTGCCGGCGCGACGATGAGCCTCGCCGACCTGACTGCAGCCGCACATATTTCGGTCGCCGACTATCTGGGCGGGATCGACTGGACGGGGCACGAGCAGACCAAGGGCTGGTATTCGGGTCTGAAATCGCGGCCGAGCTTTCGCCCGCTACTGGCCGAGCGAATGGAAATCGTGACGCCGCCGAAATATTATGAGGATGTGGACTTCTGA
- a CDS encoding YdeI/OmpD-associated family protein — MARLTRDPRVDDYIAKRQSFAQPILTHLRELVHRHAPGAEETLKWGVPHFVLHGQNLAGMAAFKEHATFGFWRDEEVTGSPRDTGAMGSMGRLLSLADLPSDEQMAEYIRKAAALCAEDKPKRPAPKPKAALDLPDDLGAALAGNAAAQGHWDAFSPGKRRDHVEWVLEAKREETRVKRIETIAAQVAEGKDRN, encoded by the coding sequence GTGGCCCGCCTGACCCGCGATCCGCGCGTCGACGATTATATTGCGAAGCGGCAGTCCTTCGCGCAGCCGATCCTGACCCATTTGCGTGAGCTGGTGCATCGACATGCGCCGGGCGCGGAAGAGACGCTGAAATGGGGCGTGCCGCATTTCGTGCTGCACGGGCAGAATCTCGCCGGCATGGCGGCGTTCAAGGAACATGCGACCTTTGGCTTCTGGCGCGACGAGGAAGTCACGGGCTCGCCGCGCGATACCGGCGCGATGGGTAGCATGGGGCGGCTGCTGTCGCTCGCCGACCTGCCATCCGACGAGCAGATGGCGGAATATATCAGGAAAGCGGCCGCACTTTGCGCCGAGGACAAGCCCAAGCGTCCGGCGCCGAAGCCCAAGGCCGCGCTCGACCTGCCGGACGATCTCGGCGCCGCGCTGGCGGGTAATGCTGCTGCGCAAGGCCATTGGGACGCCTTCTCGCCCGGCAAGCGCCGCGACCATGTCGAATGGGTGCTTGAGGCGAAGCGCGAAGAAACGCGCGTCAAACGTATCGAAACGATCGCCGCGCAGGTCGCCGAAGGCAAGGACCGGAACTGA
- the ubiG gene encoding bifunctional 2-polyprenyl-6-hydroxyphenol methylase/3-demethylubiquinol 3-O-methyltransferase UbiG: MSAATINPHEAAHFGALAADWWDPHGSSAMLHKLNPVRLAYIRAQIDAHWHVDARERYALAGRSAIDVGCGAGLLAEPLTRMGATVTGVDAAPENIAAARAHAAGQGLEIAYFAGELAALAPATFDLVTSMEVVEHVTDPAAFIGELAARLGPDGLMILSTPNRTMLSKLLLVEAAERVGAVPRGTHDWDQFLKPEELGELLEGAGLEVIDRTGLSPSAAKGFKLGGSEALNYLVAARWPA; encoded by the coding sequence ATGAGCGCCGCCACGATCAACCCGCACGAAGCCGCCCATTTCGGGGCGCTCGCCGCCGACTGGTGGGATCCGCACGGTTCGTCGGCGATGCTGCACAAGCTCAACCCGGTGCGGCTTGCCTATATCCGCGCACAAATCGATGCGCATTGGCATGTCGACGCGCGCGAACGCTATGCGCTGGCGGGGCGGAGCGCGATCGACGTCGGTTGCGGCGCCGGGTTGCTCGCCGAGCCGCTTACGCGGATGGGCGCCACGGTTACGGGGGTCGATGCAGCGCCCGAGAATATTGCGGCGGCGCGCGCGCACGCGGCGGGGCAGGGGCTGGAAATTGCCTATTTCGCGGGTGAACTCGCCGCGCTGGCGCCTGCGACCTTCGATCTTGTGACGTCGATGGAAGTCGTCGAGCATGTGACCGATCCCGCCGCGTTCATCGGCGAACTTGCGGCGCGCTTGGGCCCGGACGGGCTGATGATCCTCTCGACCCCGAACCGGACGATGCTGTCAAAGCTTCTGCTTGTCGAGGCGGCCGAGCGCGTCGGCGCGGTGCCGCGTGGGACGCACGACTGGGACCAGTTCCTGAAGCCCGAAGAGCTGGGCGAATTGCTCGAAGGCGCGGGGCTGGAGGTTATCGATCGGACTGGTCTGTCGCCGTCGGCGGCAAAGGGCTTCAAGCTCGGCGGCAGCGAGGCGCTCAATTATCTGGTTGCCGCGCGGTGGCCCGCCTGA